The following proteins are co-located in the Marinomonas profundi genome:
- a CDS encoding vWA domain-containing protein has protein sequence MMLFDLIHFERPYWLILIPLTWVLAFFVTANRASKNKLNPLVDPHLLPHLLYQNTTSHLNKWLGLVAVSLCWIGLAGISWTKAPSIMFENTQKTVIVVDQSLSMYATDIKPNRQTQLKQTIRDILEQSKEGDIALVAFAGEGFVISPFSQDRETITHFLLALDPIIMPMYGSNLTSGIETALSLSQDNAMPLHLIVLTDDLNEQDKTEIPARLKGKNISLDLIAVGTATPSLIQLPDGQILRKNGHNITPTTPLNDLEALTVSLGGTFHQGRLNTQALAQITNTKLDNRQTQKAQNKSIHWREQGQWLAVPFLLWLALQFRRGMLFMLLIGLFSLPSEKSYAAPLDWFLTQDQKGQQAVDQGDWQAADQYFQRPDWKAASSYALENYPASAQALEKINRNAAENYNLGNALALSGDIENAIQAYEKALEQDPSLKTAKDNLDYLKQQQQEQQQKDQQKSKQQEQKQNQDQQDKSSDSNDKNDSKEPSEPKKDNKKNEKQDKDKTPEDNKQDENSDEQKQQQPENTQLDKEKTQALNQWLRQIQDDPGLLLQRKLWYLHQEQRNEHRFTQEDGQNPW, from the coding sequence ATGATGCTTTTCGACTTGATTCATTTTGAACGCCCTTACTGGCTTATTTTGATCCCTCTCACTTGGGTATTGGCTTTTTTTGTCACCGCCAATCGCGCTAGCAAAAACAAGCTCAATCCACTTGTCGATCCGCACTTGCTGCCCCATTTGCTTTATCAAAATACCACGAGCCACCTTAATAAATGGCTCGGTCTTGTGGCGGTATCTTTATGCTGGATTGGTTTGGCTGGCATCAGTTGGACAAAAGCCCCCAGCATCATGTTTGAAAATACCCAAAAAACCGTCATCGTGGTCGATCAGTCCCTGTCCATGTATGCAACGGACATCAAACCTAATCGCCAAACTCAGTTGAAACAAACCATTCGGGATATACTAGAGCAAAGTAAAGAAGGCGATATTGCCTTGGTTGCATTTGCGGGCGAAGGCTTTGTTATCAGCCCTTTTAGCCAAGACAGAGAAACCATCACCCATTTTTTACTGGCACTCGATCCCATCATCATGCCAATGTACGGCAGCAACCTGACCAGTGGCATAGAAACTGCGCTGTCGCTCAGCCAAGATAACGCCATGCCACTGCATCTTATCGTGTTAACCGATGATCTTAACGAACAAGATAAGACTGAGATTCCAGCACGCTTAAAAGGCAAAAATATCTCGCTAGATTTGATTGCAGTGGGGACAGCTACGCCCTCATTAATCCAATTGCCTGATGGCCAAATCCTAAGAAAAAATGGCCATAACATCACCCCAACAACCCCACTCAATGACTTAGAAGCCTTGACCGTCTCGCTTGGCGGTACTTTTCATCAGGGACGCCTAAACACTCAAGCGCTCGCCCAAATCACCAATACAAAACTAGACAATCGGCAAACTCAAAAAGCACAAAACAAAAGCATACACTGGAGAGAACAAGGCCAGTGGCTTGCCGTGCCTTTTCTACTTTGGCTCGCCTTGCAGTTTCGCAGAGGCATGCTTTTCATGCTGCTTATTGGCCTGTTTTCGTTGCCGTCTGAAAAGTCATACGCCGCGCCACTGGATTGGTTTTTAACCCAGGATCAAAAAGGCCAGCAAGCGGTTGATCAAGGCGATTGGCAAGCCGCTGATCAATATTTCCAACGCCCCGACTGGAAAGCCGCGTCGTCTTACGCTCTAGAAAATTACCCGGCCAGCGCTCAAGCCCTAGAAAAAATCAACCGCAATGCGGCCGAAAACTATAATCTGGGTAATGCCTTGGCGCTGTCGGGCGACATCGAAAACGCCATACAGGCCTATGAAAAAGCATTAGAGCAAGACCCATCGTTAAAAACCGCCAAAGACAATCTCGATTACTTGAAACAGCAGCAACAAGAACAGCAACAAAAAGATCAGCAGAAATCCAAGCAACAAGAGCAAAAACAGAATCAGGACCAACAAGACAAGTCATCGGATTCAAATGACAAAAACGACTCAAAAGAGCCGTCCGAACCAAAAAAAGACAATAAAAAGAACGAAAAACAAGACAAGGACAAAACACCTGAGGATAATAAGCAAGATGAAAACTCAGATGAGCAAAAACAGCAACAACCTGAAAACACACAGTTAGACAAAGAAAAAACACAGGCACTAAACCAATGGCTGAGACAAATCCAAGATGATCCAGGATTGTTGCTACAGCGCAAGCTTTGGTATTTGCACCAAGAACAACGCAATGAACATCGATTCACACAAGAGGATGGGCAAAACCCATGGTAA
- a CDS encoding vWA domain-containing protein encodes MLELSWPWFLVLLPLPLIMYFLPKAKPKGDGIWWGNSAQLLHHQDHQAMPKRPTLPYACLLAAWVLLIFAMSQPVWFGEPTKVTPSGRDLLIALDLSGSMQVSDMVLNDQPANRLEAAKSVLSDFIQERRGDRIGIIVFGSKAYLQAPLSFDTKTINQLVQEAQIGFAGEQTAIGDAIGLGIKRLEDKPSDKKVLILMTDGANTAGRVQPQQAAVFAASQNVKVHTVGIGADSMIVQSFFGPKAINPSSDLDENLLKNIAAQTGGEYFRAKSTEDLQAIYQTLDALEPTPDEDIWQRPLTSLFHWLGLGSMVFLALSLVASRQLSFRKRGQA; translated from the coding sequence ATGCTTGAACTTTCTTGGCCTTGGTTCCTTGTTCTTTTACCTTTGCCCTTGATAATGTATTTTCTGCCCAAAGCCAAGCCCAAGGGCGACGGCATTTGGTGGGGCAATAGCGCGCAATTACTTCATCATCAAGACCATCAAGCAATGCCTAAGCGTCCAACACTGCCTTACGCTTGTTTATTGGCCGCTTGGGTTCTGCTGATCTTCGCCATGAGCCAACCCGTTTGGTTTGGCGAGCCAACAAAAGTAACGCCTTCTGGTAGAGACTTACTCATTGCGCTGGATTTATCGGGCAGTATGCAGGTCAGTGACATGGTGCTCAATGATCAGCCGGCAAACCGATTAGAAGCGGCTAAGTCTGTGTTATCTGACTTTATTCAGGAACGTCGTGGCGACCGCATTGGCATCATTGTTTTTGGTTCCAAAGCCTACCTTCAAGCGCCGTTAAGTTTTGATACCAAGACCATCAATCAGCTGGTACAAGAAGCGCAAATTGGTTTTGCGGGCGAACAAACCGCCATCGGCGATGCGATTGGACTCGGTATAAAAAGGCTCGAAGACAAACCGTCTGACAAAAAAGTGCTCATTTTAATGACCGACGGCGCGAACACGGCAGGTCGAGTCCAACCCCAGCAAGCGGCCGTGTTTGCTGCCTCACAAAATGTAAAAGTCCACACTGTTGGCATTGGCGCAGACAGCATGATAGTGCAAAGTTTCTTTGGGCCAAAAGCCATTAATCCCTCCAGCGATTTGGATGAAAACTTGCTCAAAAATATCGCCGCACAAACGGGCGGAGAGTATTTTCGCGCCAAGAGCACAGAAGACTTACAGGCCATCTATCAAACCCTTGACGCACTAGAACCGACGCCTGACGAAGATATTTGGCAACGCCCCTTGACCAGTTTGTTCCATTGGCTAGGCCTTGGCTCGATGGTTTTTCTCGCCCTATCACTAGTTGCCAGTCGACAACTTAGTTTCAGAAAAAGAGGTCAGGCATGA
- a CDS encoding DUF4381 domain-containing protein, which produces MSAALAPQHIPASQQMIDLPHKAYLLPQSVAMWPPVWWTWLIVAAIVLLIMALLIVWHRRYKKRAYRREALSGITQTTSELTDKECILLCHEMVRRCILSAGKTTTAALPSKTLFETLDKALPAKRQFSSLGSEFIDGPYRHQIELTKEQRTAMIKTTCYWIRKHHA; this is translated from the coding sequence ATGTCAGCCGCCCTCGCTCCTCAACACATACCAGCTTCTCAACAAATGATAGACTTGCCACACAAGGCTTACTTGCTGCCACAATCTGTTGCTATGTGGCCGCCAGTTTGGTGGACTTGGCTGATTGTCGCCGCCATTGTTTTATTGATAATGGCGTTACTAATTGTATGGCATCGACGCTATAAGAAGCGCGCTTACCGACGGGAAGCCTTATCAGGCATCACCCAAACAACCAGCGAACTGACTGATAAAGAGTGTATTTTGCTGTGTCATGAGATGGTTCGGCGCTGCATTCTAAGCGCAGGAAAAACAACAACCGCCGCCCTACCCAGCAAAACCCTGTTTGAAACATTGGATAAAGCCCTGCCGGCTAAACGCCAATTTTCGTCTCTTGGCAGCGAATTTATTGATGGCCCCTATCGCCATCAGATTGAGCTAACAAAAGAACAGCGTACCGCCATGATCAAAACAACCTGTTACTGGATAAGGAAACACCATGCTTGA
- a CDS encoding DUF58 domain-containing protein, with product MSPLLSPESPELDDAHLALLAHYAKHLGRAPKAIRFAPHSGERRSRQKGHGMEMLELRAYQASDDLRHIDWRVTARTGQTHTRLYAQENDHQRLLLLDLSSSAYFGTRHTFISTRFIQLAGIIAWRSKQQGDTLSYRVTYGNQEHASNKSANLSALLSQLKDASQIAHRASASNTSIWSNSLLTNKAHNKDVIILTDKQNWSDSEESALIRLAQHNSVHWIQIIDSNLFNLPAGQYQIVDSQIVDSQMTNNQGVKSVSISKNSMQQAKLDFFAENSRMKEKLASFGIRHQIFDITEAPEKIARYLLSQGALH from the coding sequence ATGAGCCCATTATTATCACCCGAATCGCCTGAGCTGGATGACGCCCATCTGGCTCTGTTGGCCCATTACGCCAAGCATCTGGGAAGAGCTCCCAAAGCCATTCGCTTTGCCCCCCATTCAGGAGAGCGTCGTTCTCGGCAAAAAGGCCACGGCATGGAAATGCTTGAACTGCGCGCTTACCAAGCCAGTGATGATTTACGTCACATTGATTGGCGCGTGACGGCGCGAACCGGCCAAACGCATACTCGACTGTATGCCCAAGAAAATGACCACCAGCGGCTTTTGCTGTTAGACCTTTCTAGCAGCGCGTATTTTGGTACTCGTCACACGTTTATTTCCACACGCTTTATTCAACTAGCGGGGATTATTGCATGGCGTTCTAAACAGCAAGGCGACACCTTGTCGTATCGTGTCACCTATGGCAACCAAGAACACGCCAGTAATAAATCGGCAAATTTATCGGCTTTGCTAAGCCAACTCAAAGACGCATCGCAGATCGCACATAGGGCCAGCGCTAGCAATACAAGCATTTGGTCTAACAGCCTGCTGACCAATAAAGCCCACAATAAAGACGTGATTATACTGACCGACAAACAGAACTGGAGCGACAGCGAAGAAAGCGCACTCATACGACTCGCCCAGCACAACTCGGTACACTGGATACAAATCATCGACAGCAACCTTTTTAACCTACCCGCAGGTCAATATCAGATAGTTGACAGCCAGATAGTTGACAGCCAGATGACCAACAATCAGGGGGTTAAATCCGTGTCTATTAGTAAGAACAGCATGCAACAAGCCAAACTCGATTTCTTCGCAGAAAATAGCCGAATGAAGGAAAAACTGGCTTCTTTTGGCATTCGTCACCAAATTTTTGATATTACTGAAGCGCCAGAAAAAATTGCGCGTTATCTATTATCACAGGGAGCCTTACACTGA
- a CDS encoding AAA family ATPase, with protein MVTVIEQLKDHLNHAVVGQPDLTHELLVALIANGHVLLEGPPGIAKTTAAKALASAIDSRFQRIQFTPDLLPGDVTGSDIYQQETGQFSFIPGPIMNDIVLADEINRAPAKVQSALLEAMGERQVTVGNHSYALSALFFVIATQNPIEQEGTYPLPEAQLDRFMMKINLGYPSAASELDVLRLVRQQDLHKTSASTPQPICTPHEILELQHKALSLYMSESVEQYIVQLVMATRQPELYLGDAGKGTNLIEFGASPRGTLALDRCARANALINGRDFVTPDDVRQIALPVLRHRIITTFEAQAAGLSVDDLLKRLISHVPAL; from the coding sequence ATGGTAACTGTAATTGAGCAATTAAAAGATCATCTAAATCACGCCGTTGTTGGCCAGCCAGATTTAACCCACGAATTACTCGTCGCTTTAATCGCTAATGGTCATGTGCTTTTAGAAGGACCGCCGGGGATTGCCAAAACCACTGCGGCGAAAGCCTTGGCCAGTGCCATCGACAGCCGTTTTCAACGTATTCAATTCACGCCAGATTTACTGCCCGGTGACGTCACGGGATCGGATATTTATCAGCAAGAAACGGGGCAGTTTAGTTTTATTCCGGGCCCGATTATGAATGACATCGTCTTAGCTGACGAGATCAACCGGGCGCCCGCCAAGGTGCAGTCTGCGTTGCTCGAAGCCATGGGCGAAAGACAAGTTACGGTGGGCAATCACAGCTACGCGCTGTCTGCACTGTTTTTTGTTATTGCGACGCAAAACCCCATCGAGCAAGAAGGCACTTACCCTTTGCCTGAAGCCCAGCTTGATCGCTTTATGATGAAGATCAACCTTGGTTATCCAAGCGCGGCCAGTGAATTAGATGTTCTGAGATTAGTTCGTCAGCAAGACTTGCACAAAACCTCAGCCAGCACGCCTCAGCCAATTTGCACACCCCATGAGATTCTTGAACTGCAGCACAAAGCCTTATCCTTGTACATGTCGGAGAGTGTCGAGCAGTACATAGTGCAGCTGGTGATGGCGACCCGCCAGCCAGAACTTTATTTAGGTGACGCTGGCAAAGGCACGAATTTAATTGAATTTGGTGCTAGCCCACGGGGGACACTGGCGCTTGATCGTTGTGCTCGCGCCAATGCATTGATAAATGGTAGAGACTTTGTCACACCAGACGATGTGCGTCAGATTGCCTTGCCAGTGTTGCGTCATCGCATTATTACCACGTTTGAAGCACAAGCGGCCGGATTATCGGTTGATGATCTATTGAAGCGATTAATTAGCCACGTTCCGGCACTTTAA
- a CDS encoding DUF2835 domain-containing protein yields the protein MAKIVLNVALSAFKYEAMYTGAAKNLVASSLDGRKVQLPLSAFQRFVTHQGIYGFFEVEFDDMNKLIAVTRIR from the coding sequence ATGGCGAAAATTGTATTGAATGTGGCCTTGTCTGCGTTTAAATATGAAGCTATGTATACGGGGGCGGCAAAAAACCTCGTCGCGAGTAGTTTAGATGGGCGTAAAGTTCAGTTGCCTTTGTCGGCTTTTCAGCGTTTCGTGACTCACCAAGGCATTTACGGTTTTTTTGAAGTAGAATTTGATGATATGAATAAATTGATTGCTGTCACGAGAATTAGATAG
- a CDS encoding quinone-dependent dihydroorotate dehydrogenase has translation MYQLARSLLFKLDAEVSHELSLDLLAASSRLGVNKLLGGLPATKPVDVMGLRFPNAVGLAAGLDKNADAFEALGALGFGFVEVGTVTPKGQAGNPKPRLFRLPEHEAIINRMGFNNKGVDHLVSRIKAHRYPGVLGVNIGKNLTTSVEDAAADYLACLDAVIPYADYITANISSPNTPGLRSLQFGESLAQLIAPLVVARDRYEAEHGKRVPLAVKIAPDMTDDEIKMVADTLVEQGVDGIIATNTTLSRDAVLGHQYEHEAGGLSGAPVRDASTHVVKVLAEHLKDTLPIIGVGGISSGADAVEKLQAGARLVQIYSGFIYHGPELIKEAITSTDAYYRERDLGI, from the coding sequence ATGTACCAACTTGCTCGCTCGTTACTTTTTAAATTAGACGCTGAAGTGTCCCATGAGTTGTCATTGGATCTTCTTGCGGCAAGCAGTCGGTTGGGGGTCAATAAGTTGCTAGGTGGGTTACCAGCCACCAAACCGGTCGATGTGATGGGCTTACGTTTTCCTAATGCCGTTGGTTTGGCCGCGGGTTTGGATAAAAATGCCGATGCTTTTGAGGCGTTGGGCGCGCTAGGTTTTGGTTTTGTTGAAGTCGGAACCGTGACACCAAAAGGGCAAGCAGGCAACCCTAAGCCGCGTTTGTTCCGTTTGCCTGAACATGAAGCCATCATCAATCGCATGGGTTTTAATAACAAAGGCGTCGATCATCTGGTTTCACGGATTAAAGCTCACCGCTATCCAGGCGTGCTGGGGGTTAATATTGGTAAGAATTTAACCACCTCGGTAGAAGACGCGGCAGCGGATTACTTGGCTTGTTTAGACGCCGTTATTCCTTACGCCGATTACATTACCGCCAATATCAGCTCGCCAAATACACCGGGCCTTCGTAGCCTGCAGTTTGGGGAAAGCTTGGCGCAATTGATTGCGCCCTTGGTTGTGGCGCGTGATCGTTATGAAGCGGAACATGGCAAGCGTGTGCCATTGGCGGTGAAAATAGCCCCAGATATGACAGACGACGAAATCAAAATGGTCGCCGATACCTTAGTGGAGCAGGGCGTTGATGGTATTATTGCCACCAATACCACCTTGTCTCGTGATGCTGTTTTAGGGCATCAGTATGAACACGAAGCGGGTGGTTTAAGTGGCGCGCCAGTTCGTGACGCCTCGACTCATGTGGTAAAAGTATTGGCGGAACATTTGAAAGACACGCTGCCGATTATTGGTGTGGGTGGTATTTCAAGTGGTGCTGATGCGGTAGAAAAACTGCAAGCCGGTGCGCGTTTAGTGCAGATTTATTCTGGCTTTATTTACCATGGCCCAGAACTGATAAAAGAAGCCATTACCAGCACAGACGCCTATTATCGAGAGCGTGATCTTGGTATTTAA
- the rlmKL gene encoding bifunctional 23S rRNA (guanine(2069)-N(7))-methyltransferase RlmK/23S rRNA (guanine(2445)-N(2))-methyltransferase RlmL, translating into MSTILQTTDSTSQVYALEITCPLGLENVLEKELHGEGLTQTRLGEAQVKLTTNLEGVYKACLWSRVATRVMLPIANFKMESADDLYDGVKAIQWSDHMKATNTMAIDCHGTNHHIRNTQFGAVRAKDAIADYFVALSGERPNVEKEQPEVRIALRIKREVVTVSIDLSGESMHRRGYRQQGGMAPLKENLAAGLLLRAGWGTDCGLTQLIDPMCGSGTFLVEAAMMSLDMAPGLRRQYWGFKGWKQHDHRMWQQLMDFAKNRKKDPATLGIRFQGTDREQKAIASARENIKRAGLTDVIDVSMSSFQEHEFDINAEAPGLVITNPPYGERIGDEMALIALYRQLGEWVVNHVRGWQFMMLTSNDHLARQIPVRPEKSTRVINGGIECRAYQFPLLAGSIKEDVVAQSVMTPGAQMFANRLQKNAKKLKKWVEKNKIQCYRVYDADMPEYSVAIDIYQDWAHVQEYQAPKSVDPEKAKQRLFEVMSAIPTALNIAESKVILKQRQRQSGKEQYEKLDQSKHEMIVEEYGCEFIVNLKDYLDTGLFLDHRPVRKLIQDKANGKRFLNLFCYTATASVHAGQGGAHSSLSVDMSNTYTEWARRNIELNEFSDRYHQVERADCIEWLKQSRDTFDLIFMDPPTFSNSKKMADILDIQRDHGELVRLAMARLAKGGELIFSNNYRRFVLDEALEQEFDVQNITRDTLDPDFDRNDKIHQCYVIKHKS; encoded by the coding sequence ATGAGCACGATATTACAGACAACCGATTCAACCAGTCAGGTTTACGCATTAGAAATAACCTGTCCTCTTGGATTAGAAAATGTCTTAGAAAAAGAATTACATGGCGAAGGCCTGACACAAACACGATTGGGTGAGGCGCAGGTTAAGCTGACCACAAACCTAGAAGGCGTGTACAAAGCCTGTCTTTGGTCTCGCGTTGCGACCCGCGTTATGTTGCCGATTGCCAATTTTAAAATGGAATCTGCCGACGATTTATACGATGGCGTAAAAGCGATTCAGTGGTCAGATCACATGAAAGCCACCAACACCATGGCGATTGATTGTCACGGCACTAATCATCATATTCGCAATACGCAATTTGGTGCAGTACGCGCTAAAGACGCCATTGCCGATTATTTTGTCGCCTTGTCGGGTGAACGTCCTAACGTTGAAAAAGAGCAGCCAGAAGTTCGCATTGCCTTGCGCATTAAACGCGAAGTCGTGACGGTGAGTATCGACTTGTCTGGCGAAAGTATGCACCGCCGTGGTTACCGTCAACAAGGCGGCATGGCGCCGCTGAAAGAGAACTTAGCCGCTGGCCTTTTGTTACGCGCTGGTTGGGGAACGGATTGCGGCTTGACGCAGTTGATCGACCCTATGTGTGGTTCGGGGACGTTTCTGGTAGAAGCAGCGATGATGTCGTTGGACATGGCGCCAGGTTTGCGTCGTCAATATTGGGGATTCAAAGGCTGGAAACAGCACGATCACCGTATGTGGCAACAATTAATGGATTTTGCCAAGAATCGTAAAAAAGACCCTGCCACATTGGGGATTCGTTTCCAAGGTACGGATCGAGAGCAAAAAGCCATTGCGTCGGCACGAGAAAACATCAAGCGCGCAGGGCTAACCGATGTGATTGATGTCAGCATGTCGTCATTCCAAGAGCACGAATTTGATATTAACGCCGAGGCTCCGGGCTTGGTTATCACCAACCCTCCTTACGGTGAGCGTATCGGTGATGAAATGGCCTTGATTGCCTTGTATCGTCAACTAGGCGAGTGGGTGGTCAATCATGTACGTGGTTGGCAATTCATGATGCTCACCAGCAACGACCATTTGGCGCGTCAAATTCCGGTACGACCCGAGAAAAGCACGCGTGTGATTAATGGCGGCATTGAATGTCGCGCTTACCAGTTTCCATTGTTGGCGGGCAGCATAAAAGAAGACGTGGTCGCACAATCAGTGATGACACCGGGCGCACAAATGTTCGCCAATCGTCTGCAAAAAAATGCCAAAAAACTGAAAAAATGGGTCGAGAAGAACAAGATCCAGTGCTACCGCGTTTATGATGCAGACATGCCAGAATATTCGGTGGCCATCGACATATACCAAGATTGGGCACACGTTCAAGAGTATCAGGCACCCAAAAGTGTCGATCCAGAAAAAGCCAAACAACGCTTGTTTGAAGTCATGTCTGCGATTCCAACAGCATTGAACATCGCGGAATCCAAAGTCATTTTAAAACAGCGTCAAAGACAATCGGGTAAAGAGCAATACGAAAAGCTGGATCAGTCTAAACACGAAATGATCGTCGAAGAATACGGTTGTGAATTCATCGTTAACCTGAAAGATTATCTGGACACAGGATTGTTCCTTGATCACAGACCCGTGCGCAAACTGATCCAAGACAAAGCCAATGGTAAGCGTTTTTTGAACCTGTTTTGTTACACCGCGACCGCATCGGTTCACGCCGGGCAGGGCGGCGCACACAGCTCCTTGAGTGTCGACATGTCGAACACCTACACCGAATGGGCGCGTCGTAATATCGAGCTGAATGAATTCTCTGATCGTTACCATCAGGTAGAACGCGCAGACTGTATCGAATGGCTAAAACAAAGCCGCGACACCTTTGATTTGATCTTTATGGATCCGCCAACCTTTTCCAACTCAAAAAAAATGGCCGACATATTAGACATTCAGCGTGACCATGGTGAACTTGTGCGTTTGGCCATGGCGAGATTGGCAAAAGGCGGTGAGTTAATCTTCTCCAACAACTACCGTCGCTTTGTGTTAGATGAAGCGCTAGAGCAAGAGTTTGACGTGCAAAACATCACCCGTGACACGCTCGACCCTGACTTTGATCGCAACGATAAGATTCACCAATGCTATGTCATTAAACACAAATCATAA
- the purU gene encoding formyltetrahydrofolate deformylase gives MKKTFRLVISCPDRVGIVAAVSQFLNERQGSILEASHHTDLEQKWFFMRHDIDAESLSIDVETFRQEFAPIAEEFNMRWYVKDSEDRPKVVLLATKESHCLNDIMHRWHTGELNCEIVGVIANHEDLRSMVEWYKIPYFCIPVPKENKMPAFQEIEACIDASGADTIVLARYMQIFPEYLCEKYRHKVINIHHSFLPSFIGAKPYHQAAVRGVKLIGATCHYVTADLDAGPIIEQDVIRVRHSHAAEDMVRLGKDIEKLVLSRGLRYHLEDRVLVHGNKTVVFAE, from the coding sequence ATGAAAAAAACATTTCGACTTGTGATTAGTTGCCCCGACAGAGTGGGCATTGTAGCGGCGGTGAGTCAGTTTTTGAACGAACGTCAAGGTTCGATTCTGGAAGCCAGCCATCACACAGATTTAGAGCAAAAATGGTTCTTCATGCGCCACGATATTGACGCAGAAAGCTTGTCGATTGACGTAGAAACCTTCCGCCAAGAATTCGCGCCGATTGCAGAAGAATTCAACATGCGCTGGTACGTGAAAGACAGTGAAGACCGTCCTAAAGTCGTCTTACTAGCGACCAAAGAATCCCATTGCCTAAATGACATCATGCACCGCTGGCACACCGGTGAACTGAACTGCGAAATCGTTGGCGTTATCGCGAACCACGAAGACCTACGTTCTATGGTCGAATGGTACAAAATTCCGTACTTCTGCATTCCCGTGCCGAAAGAAAACAAAATGCCCGCCTTCCAAGAAATTGAAGCCTGCATCGATGCGTCTGGCGCTGATACCATTGTATTAGCCCGTTACATGCAAATCTTCCCTGAATACCTGTGCGAGAAATACCGTCATAAGGTCATCAACATCCACCACAGCTTCTTGCCGTCTTTCATTGGTGCTAAACCTTATCACCAAGCCGCAGTGCGTGGTGTGAAATTGATTGGCGCGACCTGTCACTACGTCACCGCCGATTTAGATGCAGGCCCTATTATCGAACAAGACGTGATTCGTGTTCGCCACAGCCATGCTGCAGAAGACATGGTTCGCCTAGGCAAAGACATCGAGAAACTCGTCTTGTCTCGCGGACTGCGCTACCACCTAGAAGACCGCGTGTTAGTACACGGCAACAAAACCGTGGTGTTTGCTGAATAA
- a CDS encoding formyltetrahydrofolate deformylase, translating into MKLKLTPTQNLCVGYLESGFKLIQLGEQFYFIKGERRQKVLPKTLDALVNRGALAHTEQGDYMLSDAFVAHRKRMREMNDPKQTRH; encoded by the coding sequence ATGAAACTCAAATTAACGCCAACTCAAAACTTATGTGTTGGCTACCTAGAATCTGGTTTTAAGTTGATCCAATTGGGCGAACAATTCTACTTTATCAAAGGCGAACGCCGCCAAAAGGTATTACCCAAAACCCTAGACGCACTCGTCAACCGAGGCGCACTGGCGCATACCGAACAAGGCGACTACATGCTAAGCGACGCATTTGTAGCGCACCGCAAACGCATGCGCGAAATGAACGACCCAAAACAAACGCGACATTAA
- a CDS encoding LysE family translocator, producing the protein MFMFALIYASVVIIPGPGIMTVITQAGRLSRSRIFFLIAGFVVGDLIWFFAALLGLSAALRATPMLLTPIQILGAGYLILLSVRLWKEGISLKPVVGAKSAGSSSHTLFFGSLLLTLSNPKVLIFYVAILPIALDTQALSALQVFQVIAIIVTVLSVIKVLYALAGSYLEKYLSGKPVEVWLYRCFSLLIFLLSISMLYEAIS; encoded by the coding sequence ATGTTTATGTTTGCGCTAATATACGCCTCTGTGGTGATTATTCCTGGGCCTGGGATTATGACCGTTATTACACAAGCCGGGCGTCTCAGTCGTTCACGTATATTTTTTCTGATTGCGGGGTTTGTTGTCGGCGACCTGATTTGGTTTTTTGCCGCGCTACTTGGGTTAAGTGCCGCGCTTAGAGCGACTCCGATGTTACTGACGCCGATTCAGATTCTTGGTGCCGGTTATCTTATTCTCTTATCGGTTCGGCTCTGGAAGGAGGGCATCAGTCTCAAGCCGGTAGTGGGGGCTAAGAGTGCCGGTAGCTCCTCTCACACGTTGTTTTTCGGCTCCTTGCTGTTAACGCTGTCGAACCCTAAGGTGCTGATTTTCTATGTCGCCATTCTTCCGATTGCCTTAGATACTCAGGCTTTATCCGCATTACAAGTTTTTCAAGTAATAGCGATTATCGTGACGGTGCTTTCAGTAATCAAAGTGCTGTATGCGCTTGCTGGCTCCTATTTAGAAAAATACTTATCAGGTAAGCCAGTAGAAGTTTGGCTATATCGGTGTTTCAGTCTCTTAATTTTTTTGCTGTCAATCTCTATGTTGTATGAAGCGATAAGCTAA